A genome region from Haloarcula rubripromontorii includes the following:
- the trmB gene encoding HTH-type sugar sensing transcriptional regulator TrmB, producing MSSDDLEASLEQVIARFNLGEYEISAYLAVLQHGELTASEISENTDIPQPRVYDTVRSLSDVGLVELKESRPMKVLAIDPREAFEGIQDSLDDLVDDLSSRYTAPAREPEAVSLVKSRPTILRYLEDIIETAEYELTLSLTPALLERFEDRLAARKQSGIAIEILISPGVDAPDPARFDYESIATTVKARRGITTPVVAVADGNYSMYATRESVRGDTDRYGVIFNRSELGFLVSGFLNTVLWTTAETIASDGDGLPFPRRYGTIRRCISDLVTLDGEFYATIEGRDVETGDHRVVEGKVDQASFSSNREVATLVVETADGPVEVGGQVAAFEDIEAYEIRIGTDEPPEN from the coding sequence ATGTCTAGTGACGACTTGGAAGCATCGCTCGAACAGGTAATTGCGCGGTTCAATCTCGGCGAGTACGAGATTTCAGCCTACCTGGCCGTGTTACAACACGGTGAGCTGACAGCGTCGGAGATATCGGAGAACACGGACATTCCACAGCCGCGGGTGTACGATACGGTCCGGAGCCTCAGCGACGTCGGACTGGTCGAACTCAAGGAGTCCCGGCCGATGAAAGTCCTGGCTATCGACCCGCGGGAAGCCTTCGAGGGGATACAGGACTCGCTCGATGACCTTGTTGATGACCTGTCCTCGCGCTATACGGCACCCGCACGGGAGCCCGAAGCTGTCTCACTCGTCAAATCTCGGCCGACGATACTCCGATACCTCGAAGATATCATCGAGACGGCCGAGTACGAACTGACTCTGTCCCTGACCCCGGCCTTGTTGGAGCGGTTCGAAGACAGACTCGCGGCCCGGAAGCAGTCCGGCATCGCTATTGAAATTCTCATTTCACCGGGTGTGGACGCTCCCGACCCGGCGCGGTTTGATTACGAGTCCATCGCGACCACGGTGAAGGCCCGCCGCGGTATCACGACACCGGTCGTCGCCGTCGCCGATGGGAACTACTCGATGTACGCGACCCGTGAGAGCGTCCGCGGTGACACGGACCGATACGGCGTCATCTTCAATCGCTCGGAACTCGGGTTCCTGGTCTCCGGGTTCCTCAACACGGTGCTGTGGACGACTGCTGAAACAATCGCCAGTGATGGAGACGGGCTGCCGTTCCCGCGCCGCTACGGGACGATCAGGCGCTGTATCTCCGATCTGGTGACGCTGGACGGGGAGTTCTACGCGACTATCGAGGGCCGGGACGTCGAGACAGGCGACCACCGGGTCGTTGAAGGCAAAGTCGACCAGGCGTCGTTCAGTTCGAACCGCGAGGTCGCGACGCTGGTCGTTGAAACGGCCGATGGGCCGGTCGAGGTCGGTGGGCAGGTCGCTGCGTTCGAAGATATCGAGGCCTACGAGATTCGAATCGGGACAGACGAACCGCCCGAGAACTGA
- a CDS encoding ABC transporter substrate-binding protein, protein MTDDNSNKRLTRRNALRIAGAAGAASLAGCGGSDGGDGSSGDGSSGDGGDSTSSDGSSGDDSTDSGPQYGTLEVAHWWGEGDGLEAIQSVMDAFKEQHPDVPFDENLIAGGAGDNLQANIRTRVQNGNHPSTWQSWPGNNLLPFTDANLLKDIGDSVWSENSMEDAYLQGVKDAAQPAGNYVTVPLNIHRINNLFYNVEVVEDAGVDPTALETPSDLVDALATVSDAGYTGMAHQTGAPWSSFQMFATVLLGETDAETYSAIFVDGEIDANSDALESAVETTQSYLDYIPSDAGSISWTEANNQVINGEAAFLHQGDWAAGTYITNDLAYGEEWDHVTFPGTDGYYALNMDSFPYPVNNPSPEATTLWCRFVGTAEAQEIFNPKKGSIPPRTDVNTDPFNDFSKDQIADFQDSDAQPPSVAHGLAAPPAVKSSLESAISSLNSGAAPADVVSQISNAY, encoded by the coding sequence TCGGATTGCTGGCGCAGCAGGTGCGGCCTCACTGGCTGGCTGCGGTGGGAGTGACGGTGGTGATGGCAGCAGTGGCGACGGCAGCAGCGGTGACGGCGGTGACAGTACCAGTAGCGACGGCAGCAGCGGTGACGACAGCACCGACAGCGGGCCACAGTATGGGACACTCGAGGTCGCCCACTGGTGGGGCGAAGGCGACGGACTGGAAGCGATTCAGTCCGTTATGGACGCCTTCAAGGAGCAACACCCGGACGTTCCGTTCGACGAGAACCTCATCGCCGGCGGTGCGGGTGACAACCTGCAGGCGAATATCCGGACACGGGTACAGAACGGCAACCATCCAAGTACGTGGCAGTCCTGGCCCGGGAACAATCTACTCCCCTTCACCGATGCAAACCTGCTGAAGGACATCGGCGACTCCGTCTGGTCAGAGAACAGCATGGAGGACGCATACCTCCAGGGTGTCAAGGACGCGGCCCAGCCTGCAGGGAACTATGTGACGGTCCCGCTCAACATCCACCGGATCAACAACCTCTTCTACAACGTCGAGGTCGTCGAGGACGCCGGGGTCGACCCGACAGCCCTCGAAACGCCGTCTGATCTCGTCGACGCGCTGGCGACGGTCAGCGATGCTGGCTACACCGGAATGGCACACCAGACCGGCGCGCCGTGGTCCAGCTTCCAGATGTTTGCGACTGTTCTCCTCGGCGAAACGGACGCCGAGACCTACAGCGCTATCTTCGTCGACGGTGAGATCGACGCCAACAGCGACGCTCTAGAGTCGGCAGTCGAGACCACACAGTCCTATCTCGATTACATCCCGAGCGACGCCGGTTCGATCTCCTGGACCGAGGCCAACAACCAGGTCATCAACGGCGAAGCGGCGTTCCTCCACCAGGGAGACTGGGCGGCCGGAACGTACATCACGAACGACCTCGCGTACGGCGAGGAGTGGGACCACGTGACGTTCCCGGGTACCGACGGCTACTACGCGCTCAACATGGACTCGTTCCCGTATCCGGTCAACAACCCGTCGCCGGAAGCGACCACGCTGTGGTGCCGCTTCGTCGGCACGGCGGAGGCACAGGAGATCTTCAACCCGAAGAAGGGTTCAATTCCGCCGCGAACTGACGTGAATACCGACCCGTTCAACGACTTCTCCAAAGATCAGATAGCAGACTTCCAGGACAGCGATGCCCAGCCGCCGTCGGTGGCACACGGCCTGGCTGCCCCGCCGGCAGTCAAGTCCTCGCTCGAATCCGCTATCTCATCACTGAACTCCGGTGCTGCGCCCGCGGACGTCGTCTCCCAGATCTCCAACGCCTACTAA